The following proteins are co-located in the Hypanus sabinus isolate sHypSab1 chromosome 28, sHypSab1.hap1, whole genome shotgun sequence genome:
- the LOC132382480 gene encoding uncharacterized protein LOC132382480 — protein sequence MNFTLDCVYLHLPDHIRKAAGPDNIPGRVLGGCADQLADVLSDIFNISLHSAVVPMCFKAATIIPILKKSSVSCLNDYHPVALTSIIMKCFERLVMRHIKTLLPPSLDPLQLAYCPNHSTDNAIAITLHLALTLLDKRDTYVRVLFIDFSSAFNTIIPQKLIGKLSLLGLNTSLCNWILDFLTRRPQLVQIGSSISNTITLST from the coding sequence aaggctgctggaccagacaatattcctggcagagtgcttggaggatgtgcagaccaactAGCGGATGTTCTCagtgacatcttcaacatctccctgcaCAGCGCTGTCGTTCCAATGTgtttcaaggctgccaccatcatccccatactgaagaagtcttcagtgtcctgcctcaatgactaccatcccgttgcactcacatccatcatcatgaagtgtttcgagaggctcgtcatgaggcacatcaagactctgctgcccccctcactggaccccttgCAGTTGGCATACTGTCCCAATCATTCAACAGAcaatgccattgccatcaccctccacctggccctcaccctCCTGGACAAGAGAGACACGTATGTTCGAgtgttgttcatagacttcagttcagcattcaacacaataattcctcagaaactgattggaaagctgagcctactgggccttaacacctccctctgcaactggatactagacttcctgactaggAGACCTCAGTTAGTCCAGattggaagcagcatctccaacaccatcacactgagcacgtga